The segment ATGGGTGACGAAGAAAAGGGAATTGAAAAAGTGGCTGAGGTTTATGGATTTTCACGACACAGCAAGCCCGGTTATGAGATTATTTTCGACTGGGTAGCCAAAGGAAATCTGGACGGCTTCCTGATTGACATGTTCGATTTCACTATTGAACCGTATAAAAAAAGCGACTTCTGCCCTATCTTCAAAGGTGCCGTTGTTCTCGACGACTACAAAGAACCATTCGAAGGACACGAGATAGCCCAGAAAATTCTGGAGCTTATCAAACCGGAACAATGGACCAAATGGATTGTTGAATATCTTCCCGAGCCACGCATGCTGGTAGAGATGGAAGATTAAACTTCAGGCATAGCGTACAAATTATTAAGGCCCGGTCATCATGCAGATGATTACGGGCCTTTTCATTTTAGAATCTAATTTTCATAAGGCATTAAATCTTCTGAGCCGAAACGAGTAGTATGCCCTTGCTGGAATCGCTCCACGATCTTCGAAAATCACCGAATCCGCACTCACGTAATTCAGCTTCCAGTTCATCCGGCTCTATAAAGTGGGAAAAGTCGCCAGCGAAAATTGTTAAAACCTCAAGAGACGCAATGGTATGGGCAGACATGGGGCTTCCGCTTTTCGCGTAATGATTGGCGCAGAACCATCCGCCAGACCTAATGGATTTAGCTATCTTTTGCAGCAATGGTTTCAAGTTGCCGCGGCAGGAGTAAAGCACATGAGATGCGAATATCAAATCAAAATTCTTTTGGGGAAGCTCATCCTCACGCATATCAAGCCCAACAGAACTGATACGATCACCGTAGCCTTTTTCCTTGCATCTTTCTTCGGACAAAGGAGCAACGTGTGGAAGATCAAGAATAACACCATGCATTTTCGGGTTTAGATCAAGCAGTGACATGGTGTAATTGCCGTGATTACCTCCAAGATCACCCATGATCCGGAAATCATCAAACCCCGGTAGAGTGCTTACGGCATAAGCAGTTTCATGCAGTCCGCTGCTGAGGGATTCCTGAGCGGTGCCTTCCATAGCATCATGCGCAGCCCATTTCGCATCAGTATCATCGCTCTTACTGGTTTCACCCCGTAACAATCCCCCCATTTCCCGGCTAACCATGGAGCAGAAATCCATGGTCAGTCCCAGAGCCAGCCCCTGGTACAACGGTGATGTACTTACCAAATATTCTGTTGCTAAATGGGTATTTGAAAAACGTCCATCAGCACTTTGCACCAGATTGCAGGCTTCCAGAAGATCAAGCATGGCCCGGAGCTTAAGCTCATCAAATTCCAAGGACTCTGCCAGCTCTTTTACGCTGCCCGGCTTAATTTCAAGGGCATCAAAAAGCCTAGAATTAACGGCCTCCATGATAACCTGCGAAGTAACGCCGCGGATAATCAAACTGTGTATCGGTGAAAAATCCTGTTCAGGCTTTGGATAGTTCATGAAATCCTCCAAAAGTGTTTAGCAACTAAACACTTAGGCTAAAAAATTATTTTTGATAATTATCCATCCATTCATCCATCTTACTACAGATCTCATCAAACATGCGTAGTTCCTCCTCAGGCATAGCACGCAGGTAGTCTATAAAAGCCCGGTCATGATCCAGATGAAATTTATAATGATTTGCACTGGCTTCCCTGCCCAGATCTGTCAGGCGCAGGACAACTTTTGATCCGTTATCGGGATCAGTCTCTTTGACAATCAAACCTTTTTTAACAAGCTTGCTAACCAGCTGTGATGCGGCTCCTTTCGTAACCCCTGACTCGCGGGCCAGCTCGGTAACCCCGCACCCGCCCAGCTGATCTACAGCTGAAAGAGTATGTATCTCAGAGGGGTACAACTTAATACCGATTCCAAAATCAAAGGCGTTACGCTCGACCATGTTGAACTTTGCCAATACCTTACCGAGACCACGCATCCGGGGCATTATTTCTTCTATCGTTCTCATAATCATAGTGTTTAGCTACTAAACAATATCCGGTCAAGTGATTATTTACAAACAATATGAGTATTGATACACATACAATATGAAAAATAATAATATTCGGCAGGGAAGAAGATTAATCTCTTTTTTATGCACAATGTTGCTGAGCTTACTATGCATGTATACTTTTGCGCATGCGAAAACAGCACAATTTCCCATTGCCGACCCATATGAAGCCACCATTTTCGGCACGCCACCTGAGCTTATATATAAATTTAAAGAACCTACAGAACCTGAAAAATGCGAAATAGTTATTGAGCGGCGCAGAATTCCGGACATATTCTGGTATGACGATGAGTTTTACTACACAACAGCCATGCATGAAGAAAAAGCTCCACTACTCTTCATCATTGCCGGAACTGGTTCAGAACATAACTCTACTAAAATGAATTTCCTCACCCAGCTTTTTTACGAAGCCGGGTTCCACGTAGTGGCCCTTTCTTCTCCGACACATATGAATTTCGTGGTCAGCTTTTCAAAATACGGGGCACCGGGATACGTCCCGTATGATGTGGAAGACCTCTATCGGGCCATGCGCTGGATAAAAGAAGATCTGGAAGGCACTTATAAAATAAGTGGATACAGCATAACAGGATACAGTCTTGGCGGACTCCACTCTGCGTTTCTGGCCAAGAAGGATGAGGAACTACATGACTTCAACTTCCGGCGGGTGCTCATGCTCAACCCTCCGGTAAGCCTGTATTCATCAGCACTTCGTTTTGATTCATGGCTCAGCCCGGAAAACCTGGGAACTAAAACTCCCCGGCAAGTAGTGAACGAGCTTATAGAGGCTTTTTCGGAAATCTACGTGCAATCAGACATAGTCGACCTTGATGATAACTTCCTTTACGCACTTTCCCAGCACGCCAACTTTTCTAAGATGGATATGAAAGCGATTATTGCAAGTGCGTTCAGAATGTCATCTGCAAGCATGATCTTCAGCTCCGATGTCTGCCTCAACGCCGGTTATATTGTCCCGGTAAACAGGCAATTGAGCGTGGGTGACAACCTCATGCCCTACATGCGTGTTGCGGCGGCAATCACCTTCGAAGATTATATTGATGAGTACCTGCTCCCCTACCTGCAATTCCTGAAACCGGGAACCACCAAGGGTGAACTGATAAAAAACTGCGATCTGGAAAGTATCAAGGAATACCTTAGCAAATCAGAAAAGATATTCGTACTCGGCAATGAAGATGACATCATTCTGAACGATGCTGATATAAATTTCCTGCGTACCACCTTCAAAGACCGGGTTTTCCTTTTCCCACATGGCGGTCATTGCGGCAACTTAATGTTCGAGCCATTTGCACGTAAAGCACAGGAGCTACTCAGATGATGCGCAAACTTTTCTGCCTTATGCTGCTCTGTCTGCTGCTCCCGGGTTGCGCAACCATTATCAAGGATGACCCTTCCCTCAAGCTCAAGCCTCAGGGTTTCATCGCTCCGGTTTCACACGCTCCATACAGGGGCAAAGCAAATATCAAAGAAGCTGAGCTGGATTTTCTGAATGTCTATGACCCATGGGATCCCATGAACCGCTATATTTATTCATTCAATGCCCGCTTTGACAGGGCTATTTATATTCCGGCAATGGATATCTACACTACGGTTTTGCCTTTACCGGTACGCCACGGCGTGAACAATGCAATCAACAACCTGAATGAAGTAAAATCTTTCACCAACGGTATTCTGCAGTTCAACGGTCATAAAGTAGGCAGAGCTTTTTCCCGTTTCCTGATCAACTCTTCAATCGGTGTGCTCGGCATATTCGACGTCGCCTCCATGTGGGATCTGAAAAAAATGGAAACCGGATTTGCGGATACACTGGGTGTCTGGGGCGTTCCCCCCGGTCCGTACGTTGTTCTCCCTCTGCTGGGTCCTTCCAGTGTGCGCGACAGTGGCGGTGCCCTTGGAGACTTCGCGCTCCTGTATTATGAAATGAACTATCTCTATGACCTTGCCGGAGTAACGGATGGCCGCACCGAAATAGCCATAGGAGAATCAATAATCCGAGGTCTCAACCTGCGTGCAAATGTACCCTTCCGCTACTACCAGACCGGCTCACCGTTTGAGTATGACATGATTCGATTTCTCTACAGCAAAAAACGCGAGCTGGATATGGAACGCGAAAAAATGGGGATCACCAGTGGAGAGAGACCGTACATGAAACAAGGATTTGATACTCTCCGCAAAAACCGGGAACCAGAATACAACCAATAAGGAAGGGACCTAAATGGCCCCTTTTTTATTGTATTCCTGATTTAGTGACTGTCTATTTTAGGCCTTATACGCTCATTAGGAACCTCGAAAACCAAAGTCGCTGTCCTCTTTTCTTGCAGAAAATCGGGGCCTTCCTTAATCGGCTTCTTCTTGGTAAAGAAACGAACAAACCAACGTCCGGTCACATCAATAGGCAATTTGATTTTACCGTCAACTATCTGCTGGCGCGGGATATACATGTCCTCAGCCTGAGTGGAAAAACCATTGTAGGTCGCATCCCAGTAGCCATCACCATGGTAGGGTTTGCCATCCATGTAGACCTGCATTTCCAGAACATCCTCCTTCTTGAGCATGAACACATCTTTTGCCGGAACCAGCTCCATAGGCATGCCTACTACAGCCGGAAACACGGCGGATGGATTTTCGCAGACAACGTATGTCTTGGTCCACTGACTGCTGCGCAGACTGGAAACGATTTTGGAAGCACGGTTGGCAACGGCGCTCATGGGCTTGATGGAATGATGCTTACGGTCTTTTTTATCCATCCATGTAGTAAAGTGGCCGGGATTTGTTGCCGCTGTTAGCACATAAGTTCCGGGCATGTCATAATTGATGACATAGGAATGAAGAGACTTTTCGTCCCGAAGCTTAATCTTATAGGTTTTACCGTCTGGCTGCTGCACGGTCACGTGATTGAGCTTCTTCATGCGCACGGCATCATCAACCGGAATATGGTGCCCGTAGCAAAAAAACATCGGAGACTTCTTACCTTCTGAAACATGATAGCGCCCTGCCTGAATATACAGTGAATGGGCTGACGCTGCAGCCGGTAAAAGTATCGTTAACGACATGAAAAGGGAAATCAATTTTTTAAACATCTGGTGAACCTCAATATTTATAATGTTACGCGTTACTCCCAAACTGGTAACGAAGTTAGTTTTCATTATCAAGTAAATATAAATACTGTTTACTAAGGAGAGCTGTCCCGATTATACCTGCCTGCTGAACCTGCTACGGTATTCACGGGGACTCACTCCGGTCAAACGTTTAAATAAACGCCTGAATGAAGAACCGTTATCGTACCCCACCGCCACAGTGATCTCTTCAACACTTTTGGCGCTTACTTCCAGCAGATGCCGTGCTGCCTCAATCCTCAACTGCTGCAAATAGTTGTTTGGAGTCATCCCGGTAGCGGCTTTAAATCGGCGCAGAAAAGTGCGTTCTCCGAGACTTGATTTCTCGGCAAGCATGGCGATCTGCATTGGCTTGCTGTAATTTTCCTGCATCCATTTCTGAACATCCGCTATCTGATGATCACCGAATCCCTGAACTCCGGACTTGGCTTCAAACATAAAGTACGGAGTCTGCACATCCCGGGTGGAATCCATAACCAGAATCTTCGCACACGCAGCAGCCTTATCCCTGCCCATAAACCGGGCAACAAGATGTAAGGCCAAATCCTGCCATGCCATTGCTCCTCCGGCACAAATATAACTCCCCCCGTCGATGAGCATGCGCCCTTCCTGAAGATCGACTTTCTCAAAACGTGCTGCGAAATCGGCCGCAAGTCTCCAATGTGTAGTTGCCGGTTTCCCATCCAATAATCCGGCCCGGGCCATGAGGAATGACCCTGCGCAAGCAGAAGCGATGAGTGTTCCCTGTTGTTCCAGAAAGGCAATACGCTTAATCAATACTTCGTCATTCAGTAGTGGATCTATTTTACCGAAAACCGGGGGCAGGACCAGAATATCCGGCTCGACATCCAGAATACTCCCTTCAACCTCAACTGGAAATCCCACAAATCCGTCCACATTTTCTCCATCAGGACTGACAATAATAAATCCGCTAAACTCCATTTCACTACCGGAACCAGCAGCATAGGAATTGGCAATTGCCAAAATCTCAAGCACGCCAGCCACGGCGCTGACCAGACAATTATTGTAAGCAAGGATTGCAACTTTCTTCATATACCTACTGTCAATTTTAGATCGTTTGTTGTCAATAGTGACACTTTAAATTTCTTGCGGTTCTGTCAGCATAAACTCAATGAGAACATAAGAAATCTACAAGGAGAATGAAAAAATGAATAAAAAAGCACTTATCATCATCGACATCCAAAACGACTATTTTCCGGGCGGTAAGTTTACCCTCGATAACAGCGAAAAGTCTGGAGCCAAAGCAGCACAGGTCCTCAACCATTTCAGGGAAAAAGGGCTGCCGATAATCCACGTCCAGCACATCTCGGTGAAGGATGGAGCTGCCTTTTTCCTGCCGCAAACAAAGGGTATGGAAATTCATGAATGCGTTAAACCGCTGGCGGACGAAATTGTAGTGATCAAGAACTTTCCCAACAGCTTTCTGCAAACCACTCTCGAAAGCGAACTAAAGAAACGTGAGATTGAAGAGCTGATCATCTGCGGAATGATGAGCAATATGTGCGTGGATGCTACCACCCGCGCCGCCGGAGACATGGGATACAAATGTACTGTCGTACACGATGCCTGCTGTGGTGCCGGCCTGGAATTTAACGGAGTGAAAGTCGAATCAACTGAAGTCCATGCCGGATTCATGGCCTCGTTGGGAATGTCCTACGCGCAGATGCTCAGCGCGGAGGAATTGACAGCTTAGCGCACATTCTGGACCCGGATATAAAGGATGAGACCGAGCATGGTCAGCACTATGCCGGCCCAGCCCAGCATCCCGGGAACAGTCCCATTAAGAAGTACAACTTCGCCTGCAAGGGAAAAGAGCACTTCCATTGATTGAGTGCAATCTGCTGCGGCCAGTTCTGCTGCGTTACGGGCCTTATGGCGGGCGTAGAGAAAAAGACTGGTCGCAGCAATGCCGGAGAACACGGCAACCAGCGCAGTATTTAGAATCTGTCCGGCCTGTGGAAGCGGCGGACGGGTAACAGCTATCAATCCGGCCCATAACGGAAGGGAACCGAGAGTAAGCAGCAGAACCCGGCAGAAGGGATCATCCATAACCGGATCATCAAGGAGCGGAATACGTCCTCCTCCGCCGTTGCGCGCCTCCCAGACCAGCTGGTTGCCAAAAGGGTAGGCAAATGCTGCTGCAAAAACCGGCACAGCCCCGAGCAGAACAGAACTCCATGAATTAGACCCTGCACTCTCAATGTTTACAAGCAAAACTCCGGCAAAAATTACTATGGTCAACAGCATAGCCCTAAGCGGAATTTTTTTTCCGAATCCCAGCAGAACCAGCGGAGTGGCAAGAATAGTTGTCTGCCAAGTGGCGGCAACCACCCAACCGGGTGTGTAAGAAGCACTGAAAGTTATCAGCCCGTAAAAAACGCCAAAACCGACTCCCCCGGCAAGGCTCCAGAATTTCCAGTGCTTAAGGTAAAGTTTAAAGGAATCTATCAACAGATTACGGCGAAAAATTCCCAGACCTATAAAAAGGAAAAACAGCATCCAGAAATAGCGCAGACTGGCCGACCAGACCCAATGCCCGCCATCCAGACTCATTGCCCGGTTGAGCACAAAAGTGGAACTGAAAAATAAAGCCGCCAGAACTCCGGTCAGGATAATCTGCATAAAATCTCCGTGGATGGATTAAAACATCCCGCCTTTACTAATCAAATCTGATAACTTAGCGAGATCTTCATTAGTCGGGATGTAACCGCGCGTAAATGATGGAGCATGGGCCCGTCCGCGCAGGTGATCTTTAGCCCAGACCTGTACTGCACGGTGGAAAAAACCGGGATTATTCAAAACAATATGCGCCTTAGCTACGCCGTCTTCCTTCTCAGCATGTTGCGAGAAATTGGCATCATGAAAATGATGTGTGTAGAGAGGTTCGGCAATATGCTTGAACCTGCCCCCTGCAATCAAGCACTGTACCCAGTAGTCCCAATCTTCATAGCTGGTGTTATCCCGGTAACGTACGCCAGACTCCCATAGTTCACGGCGGTACATTGCGGTTGTGGGCAGGATATTCTGAGTCCGCAGATGTACCGGATTAAAATCAGGGAGAGAACAATAACTTTTGCCGTCAGGACTGGCCTCGTAATAATCTGTATAGACCACTGAAACATTGGGGTTACTGTCCAAAGACTTCACACAACAAAGCAAAAATTCCGGCTCCATTTCATCATCCGGATCAAAGCTGAGCAGGTATTTTCCTGTTGCCGTTTCCAACCCGCGGTTACGCACAGGCCCGGGCTTTCCAGACCTAGGCGGAGTCAGAATTTTAAAATCCCGGCATGCTACCCTGCCAGACCATTTGCGAGCCTGCTCAAGGGAATCGTCACTGCTGCCGTCATCAACAAAAAGTACTTCCACATCCGCCAGGGGCATGGATTGCGCGGCCAGCGAACCGAAAAAGCGATCGGCAAAACATCCGTAATTGTAATTGGGTATAATGATGGAAAGCAGGGTCATGTTAATGTGTCCGTTCTGGATAAACCTTTAAAAAACAGATACACTACCCGGCCCTGATTGAAAACATTTTAAAATGAATCAGCCCGGAGCGTCTTGGACTCCGGGCTGTTTGTGTTTACTTAAACAACTGTAAATAATCTCCGTAGCCTTCTGATTCCATATTCTCCAGCGGAATAAACCTTAGGGCTGCGGAGTTGATGCAATAACGCAATCCCGTAGGCTGCGGACCGTCATCAAATACATGCCCCAGATGTGAATCCGCCTTGCGTGAGCGGACCTCAATACGGGTCATGAAGAACGACCGATCCTCTTTTTCAACCACACCGCTCCCATTTATAGGGCGGGTAAAGCTAGGCCATCCTGTTCCGGAATCAAACTTATCCAGCGAACTGAATAGCGGTTCACCGGAAACAATGTCCACATAAATTCCTTCACGATGATTGTCCCAGAATTCATTATTAAAAGCAGGCTCGGTGCCTTCTTCGCGTACAACATTGAACTGAAGCGGAGTAAGAATATCACGCAGCTTGTCATCGTCAGGCCGCTTGTATGCATTTATATTACTGACATGCTTTTTTTCTTCTGCTTCTCCCCAGTACTTTTCCACAAATGAATCCCTGCCGGACAGGTAACGGTACCAGTTATAGCGTACTGGATTCTTCTTGTAGTAATCCTGATGATAATCCTCAGCCCGGTAAAACTTATCGAAAGGAATCAGTTTGGTGGCCACTGGTTTCTCAAATACACCCGATCCATCAATCTCCTGCAAAACTTCGGAAGCAATTTTTTTCTGAATTTCATCATGATAAAAAATTGCAGAAGTATATTGTTCGCCACGATCATTAAACGAACCACCGGAATCCGTGGGATCATGATGTTTCATGAATACCCGCAGCACGTCTTTGTAGCTTACCTTTTCCGGGTCATAACGGACCTGAACAACTTCGAGATGGCCGGAATTTCCAGCGCTGACCTGCTCATAACTCGGGTCTTCAATATGGCCGCCTGAATAACCGGAAACGACTTCCAAGACTCCGTCCACTTTTTCAAGATCAGACTCTACACACCAGAAGCACCCCCCGGCCAGAGTGGCTGTTTCAAATTTAGCATCATTCGGCATCTCAAAGTCCCCCTTATTTTCAGCGGCAGAGGCTGTTCCTGCAAGTAACACATATAACGTAAGAATATAAAAAATAAATTTTACCATTGCCCCTCCACATTAATAGGAATCACTACTAATATATAAATACATTCGGGACATAGTCAATTCATGGCCCCAAAAAAAGCGCAGCCCTTACGGACTGCGCTTTTACGAATGAGCTTATAAAGTTTTCTACTGCACTGGAAAATTGAAATAAGTTTCAGGATATGGCTCAAATTCAAGAGTAAAATGCCACCATTCTTCTTTAAGGGGCTTAAATCCGTTACGGACCATAACAGATCTCAACAAAGCACGGTTACTGCGCACTTGCATACTCATATCCTTATTCCCCGGCCAGGATTTAGGTCCAAAAAAATCAAAACCAGTACCCATATCCAATTCCTGCCCGGACTTGATATCAATAAGAGTCAAATCTACCGTCGATCCTCTTGAATGGCTGGACTTCTCGGCAATGTACCCGTCCCGGAAAAGATTTTTCTTTTGAACTTCCGGGTAGAACTGATTTTTCATGCGGGTATCTTCCAAATTCTCTGCCCAACGAACAAAATGAAGTACCGCATCCTGTGGACGGTATCCGTCAAATATTTTAAGTCCAATCCCGAATGGAGCCAGATCCCTTTGCACTCCGGAAAGTGCTAATGCTGCACTACGGGTCAGGATAACACGCGGAGCACGGTAACCGTCTATCCTCTCTCCAACAAAATTATTTTTACTGAAATAACGCACATCATAAACAGCATCTGGCATAACCCGGTCCAGGTAACAAAAATCATCCGGTAACGCTTTCTCACCGCTAAAAACAGAGGAAGATGCCATTAGAATCGACACCAGACAAACAATCAGAATCCTGAAAATATGCATCTTACCTCCAAAAACTGTAAATAAATTGCGACATAAAAAATCATGTTTAACATTACATTTAGTGAGCAAAAATTTAATTGCTATATTCTACATGGATATTCCTAAAATAAAAACCTTAATAATCCCGCGAACATTAAAATTACCTTAGCCTGAAGTGTCTATGCAAAACCAAACGAAGCAATAAAGCCCTTGTACCATCTGCTTAAATGAAAAAGGCCGGCTAATGCCGACCTTTAACTGTACAGACTAATCTTCTCAATTATCCTAATCAGCCACCAAACCAGCCGGGAGCCAAAACTTCCATGGCTTTGGTGTAA is part of the Maridesulfovibrio sp. genome and harbors:
- a CDS encoding methyltransferase → MNYPKPEQDFSPIHSLIIRGVTSQVIMEAVNSRLFDALEIKPGSVKELAESLEFDELKLRAMLDLLEACNLVQSADGRFSNTHLATEYLVSTSPLYQGLALGLTMDFCSMVSREMGGLLRGETSKSDDTDAKWAAHDAMEGTAQESLSSGLHETAYAVSTLPGFDDFRIMGDLGGNHGNYTMSLLDLNPKMHGVILDLPHVAPLSEERCKEKGYGDRISSVGLDMREDELPQKNFDLIFASHVLYSCRGNLKPLLQKIAKSIRSGGWFCANHYAKSGSPMSAHTIASLEVLTIFAGDFSHFIEPDELEAELRECGFGDFRRSWSDSSKGILLVSAQKI
- a CDS encoding MarR family winged helix-turn-helix transcriptional regulator; protein product: MPRMRGLGKVLAKFNMVERNAFDFGIGIKLYPSEIHTLSAVDQLGGCGVTELARESGVTKGAASQLVSKLVKKGLIVKETDPDNGSKVVLRLTDLGREASANHYKFHLDHDRAFIDYLRAMPEEELRMFDEICSKMDEWMDNYQK
- a CDS encoding alpha/beta hydrolase produces the protein MYTFAHAKTAQFPIADPYEATIFGTPPELIYKFKEPTEPEKCEIVIERRRIPDIFWYDDEFYYTTAMHEEKAPLLFIIAGTGSEHNSTKMNFLTQLFYEAGFHVVALSSPTHMNFVVSFSKYGAPGYVPYDVEDLYRAMRWIKEDLEGTYKISGYSITGYSLGGLHSAFLAKKDEELHDFNFRRVLMLNPPVSLYSSALRFDSWLSPENLGTKTPRQVVNELIEAFSEIYVQSDIVDLDDNFLYALSQHANFSKMDMKAIIASAFRMSSASMIFSSDVCLNAGYIVPVNRQLSVGDNLMPYMRVAAAITFEDYIDEYLLPYLQFLKPGTTKGELIKNCDLESIKEYLSKSEKIFVLGNEDDIILNDADINFLRTTFKDRVFLFPHGGHCGNLMFEPFARKAQELLR
- a CDS encoding VacJ family lipoprotein — encoded protein: MMRKLFCLMLLCLLLPGCATIIKDDPSLKLKPQGFIAPVSHAPYRGKANIKEAELDFLNVYDPWDPMNRYIYSFNARFDRAIYIPAMDIYTTVLPLPVRHGVNNAINNLNEVKSFTNGILQFNGHKVGRAFSRFLINSSIGVLGIFDVASMWDLKKMETGFADTLGVWGVPPGPYVVLPLLGPSSVRDSGGALGDFALLYYEMNYLYDLAGVTDGRTEIAIGESIIRGLNLRANVPFRYYQTGSPFEYDMIRFLYSKKRELDMEREKMGITSGERPYMKQGFDTLRKNREPEYNQ
- a CDS encoding DUF4198 domain-containing protein; protein product: MFKKLISLFMSLTILLPAAASAHSLYIQAGRYHVSEGKKSPMFFCYGHHIPVDDAVRMKKLNHVTVQQPDGKTYKIKLRDEKSLHSYVINYDMPGTYVLTAATNPGHFTTWMDKKDRKHHSIKPMSAVANRASKIVSSLRSSQWTKTYVVCENPSAVFPAVVGMPMELVPAKDVFMLKKEDVLEMQVYMDGKPYHGDGYWDATYNGFSTQAEDMYIPRQQIVDGKIKLPIDVTGRWFVRFFTKKKPIKEGPDFLQEKRTATLVFEVPNERIRPKIDSH
- a CDS encoding helix-turn-helix domain-containing protein translates to MKKVAILAYNNCLVSAVAGVLEILAIANSYAAGSGSEMEFSGFIIVSPDGENVDGFVGFPVEVEGSILDVEPDILVLPPVFGKIDPLLNDEVLIKRIAFLEQQGTLIASACAGSFLMARAGLLDGKPATTHWRLAADFAARFEKVDLQEGRMLIDGGSYICAGGAMAWQDLALHLVARFMGRDKAAACAKILVMDSTRDVQTPYFMFEAKSGVQGFGDHQIADVQKWMQENYSKPMQIAMLAEKSSLGERTFLRRFKAATGMTPNNYLQQLRIEAARHLLEVSAKSVEEITVAVGYDNGSSFRRLFKRLTGVSPREYRSRFSRQV
- a CDS encoding cysteine hydrolase family protein; this translates as MNKKALIIIDIQNDYFPGGKFTLDNSEKSGAKAAQVLNHFREKGLPIIHVQHISVKDGAAFFLPQTKGMEIHECVKPLADEIVVIKNFPNSFLQTTLESELKKREIEELIICGMMSNMCVDATTRAAGDMGYKCTVVHDACCGAGLEFNGVKVESTEVHAGFMASLGMSYAQMLSAEELTA
- a CDS encoding multidrug resistance efflux transporter family protein — translated: MQIILTGVLAALFFSSTFVLNRAMSLDGGHWVWSASLRYFWMLFFLFIGLGIFRRNLLIDSFKLYLKHWKFWSLAGGVGFGVFYGLITFSASYTPGWVVAATWQTTILATPLVLLGFGKKIPLRAMLLTIVIFAGVLLVNIESAGSNSWSSVLLGAVPVFAAAFAYPFGNQLVWEARNGGGGRIPLLDDPVMDDPFCRVLLLTLGSLPLWAGLIAVTRPPLPQAGQILNTALVAVFSGIAATSLFLYARHKARNAAELAAADCTQSMEVLFSLAGEVVLLNGTVPGMLGWAGIVLTMLGLILYIRVQNVR
- a CDS encoding glycosyltransferase family A protein, which gives rise to MTLLSIIIPNYNYGCFADRFFGSLAAQSMPLADVEVLFVDDGSSDDSLEQARKWSGRVACRDFKILTPPRSGKPGPVRNRGLETATGKYLLSFDPDDEMEPEFLLCCVKSLDSNPNVSVVYTDYYEASPDGKSYCSLPDFNPVHLRTQNILPTTAMYRRELWESGVRYRDNTSYEDWDYWVQCLIAGGRFKHIAEPLYTHHFHDANFSQHAEKEDGVAKAHIVLNNPGFFHRAVQVWAKDHLRGRAHAPSFTRGYIPTNEDLAKLSDLISKGGMF
- the msrB gene encoding peptide-methionine (R)-S-oxide reductase MsrB, whose product is MVKFIFYILTLYVLLAGTASAAENKGDFEMPNDAKFETATLAGGCFWCVESDLEKVDGVLEVVSGYSGGHIEDPSYEQVSAGNSGHLEVVQVRYDPEKVSYKDVLRVFMKHHDPTDSGGSFNDRGEQYTSAIFYHDEIQKKIASEVLQEIDGSGVFEKPVATKLIPFDKFYRAEDYHQDYYKKNPVRYNWYRYLSGRDSFVEKYWGEAEEKKHVSNINAYKRPDDDKLRDILTPLQFNVVREEGTEPAFNNEFWDNHREGIYVDIVSGEPLFSSLDKFDSGTGWPSFTRPINGSGVVEKEDRSFFMTRIEVRSRKADSHLGHVFDDGPQPTGLRYCINSAALRFIPLENMESEGYGDYLQLFK
- a CDS encoding M15 family metallopeptidase encodes the protein MHIFRILIVCLVSILMASSSVFSGEKALPDDFCYLDRVMPDAVYDVRYFSKNNFVGERIDGYRAPRVILTRSAALALSGVQRDLAPFGIGLKIFDGYRPQDAVLHFVRWAENLEDTRMKNQFYPEVQKKNLFRDGYIAEKSSHSRGSTVDLTLIDIKSGQELDMGTGFDFFGPKSWPGNKDMSMQVRSNRALLRSVMVRNGFKPLKEEWWHFTLEFEPYPETYFNFPVQ